From the Streptomonospora nanhaiensis genome, the window CGCCCGGCTCCCCCTCCGGCGCCCGCGCCGAGGGCGGACCGCGGTGGCGCCCCGCCGACGACCGCCCAGCCGGCCGCCCCGGTTCCGGCAGCGCACCGGACACCCGCCGCGCCGACCGCGACCCCGACGAGCGCGGCACCGACCGCGACCCCGACCGCGCCGCGGACCGGGCCGAGCCCGCGCCCGCCGCCGGGGCGAGCAGCCCCACCATGGCGCTGATCCTGCACGCGCTGACGTTCCTGTGCTGCGCCAACTGGATCTTCGGGGTCATCGGCATCGTGTTCGCCGTCCGCGCCGGACACAAGCGCGACCAGGGCCGCTACGCCGAGGCCGAGACCCTCACCCGCTACTCCTGGTACGCCCTGGGCGCCGCCGCCGTGATGTTCACCGTCATGGTGGTCATGAGTCTGTGGCTGCTCACCCAGGCCGGTTCGCTGTTCGAGGGCGTCGTCGGCGTCGGCTACTGACCGCCGCCCGCCGATTCGGCCGCCCGGCGGTGTCGAGCCGCCCGCACGGGGCAGTGGGCCCCAGCGGCCGCCCACCGGGCACCGCCGCCGCTTGCCCGCACCGGCCCGGCGGACACTACCCTGGCGGGCAGCGGCGGCGGGCGCGCGCCACTGCCGAGGGGCGGCCACCGCGGCGCCCCTCCGCGCGCGCCGCCCGGACGACCCGAAAGGCGGGCAACCGATGAGCGACCCACTGCCGCGCCCCCGCGGCTACTGGGACAGCGAGCCCGGGAGCGGCCTCGGCCGAACGGGCGGCGGCCCGGGGAGCGCGGGCACCGGCTCCGCGCCCCTCGGCCCGCCGGTGGGCGGCGGCCCTCTTCTCGGCGCGCCGCCCGCCGCCTACGGCCGCGCCGGCCACGGGCCCGGCCGCGGCCTGCCGCCGCCCACGCCGCGCACCCCCGAGTACACGGGCCCGCCCGCCCGCGTCGGCGCCGCCGTCGCCGGCCTGCTGTGCTCCCTGGCCACGCTGGCGTTTCCCATGCTGTTCGTGCTGCTGGGGTTTCCGCTGCTGGTGCTGCTGGTCAACGTCCCGGGCATCGCCTACGGGATCCTCGCGCTCACCCGCACCTCCGAGCCCATGGAGGTCGAGCGCTGCATCCGCTACATGTGGGGCTGCACGTTCGTCTACATCGCGCTGATGTGCGTGATCCTCGCGGCGGCGGTCATGGTGATCCTCGCCCTGCTGTGACCCCGGCCGCCCTCCCCGGCGGCCCCGCCCCCGCTCCTCCCGCGCGGCCCGCGTCCGTGTCTCCCCGCCTCCCGCCCCGGCACCGCGTAGGGTTGACGCGGTGACGCGGCGCGGGCATATCGCGGGCGGTCCCGGTGTTACACGCCCCGGCGCGCCGTGGGCGGCCCGCCTGCCCTTACCCCTGCTGCGAGGTACGTGTGTCCTGCCTGATCGTCCAGTCCGACAAGACCCTCCTGCTCGAAGTCGACCACGAACTCGCCGACGAGTGCCGCCGCGCCATCGCGCCCTTCGCCGAACTGGAGCGCGCCCCCGAGCACGTGCACACCTACCGGGTCACCCCGCTGGCGCTGTGGAACGCGCGCGCCGCCGGGCACGACGCCGAGCAGGTCGTCGACGCCCTCATCAAGTACTCCCGGTTCCCGGTGCCGCACTCCCTGCTGGTCGACATCGCCGAGACCATGGACCGCTTCGGCCGGCTGCGCCTCCAGGCGCACCCCATCCACGGCCTGGTGCTGCACGCCCTGGACCAGGCGGTGCTGGAGGAGGTCGTGCGCGCCAAGAAGGTCAAGGGCATGCTCGGCGAGCGCGTCGAGCCCGACACCGTGGCGGTGCACCCCAGCGAGCGCGGCAACCTCAAGCAGGCCCTGCTCAAGCTCGGCTGGCCGGCCGAGGACCTCGCCGGCTACGTCGACGGCGAGGCCCACGCCATCGACCTCGCCGAGGGCGACTGGGAGCTGCGCGGCTACCAGCGCGAGGCCGCCGAGAGCTTCTACTCCGGCGGCTCGGGCGTGGTGGTGCTGCCCTGCGGCGCCGGCAAGACCATCGTGGGCGCGGCGGCGATGGCGCTGGCCAAGACCACCACGCTCATCCTGGTCACCAACACCGTCTCGGTGCACCAGTGGCGCAGCGAACTGCTGCGCCGCACCACCCTCACCGAGGACGAGATCGGCGAGTACTCCGGCACCCGCAAGGAGATCCGGCCGGTCACCATCGCCACCTACCAGGTCATGGCCGCGCGCCGGAAGGGCGTCCACACCCATCTGGAGCTGTTCGAGGCGCGCGACTGGGGCCTGATCGTCTACGACGAGGTGCACCTGCTGCCCGCGCCGATCTTCCGCATGACCGCCGACCTCCAGGCGCGGCGCCGCCTGGGCCTGACCGCCACCCTGGTGCGCGAGGACGGCCGCGAGGGCGACGTGTTCTCCCTGATCGGCCCCAAGCGCTACGACGCGCCGTGGAAGGACATGGAGAACCAGGGCTGGATCGCCCCGGCCGACTGCGTCGAGGTGCGGGTCAACCTCAGCGACTCCGAGCGGCTGGCCTACGCCACCGCCGAGCCCGAGGACCGCTACCGCTTCTGCGCCTCCACCGCGGCCAAGACCGAGGTGGTGCGGGCGCTGGTGCGCCGCCACTCCGGGGAGCAGACGCTGGTCATCGGCTCCTACATCGACCAGCTGGACGAACTGGGCGAGGCGCTGGGCGCGCCGGTGATCAAGGGCGAGACCCGCGTGAAGGAGCGCGAGCGGCTGTTCGACGCGTTCCGCTCGGGCGAGCTGACCACGCTGGTGGTGTCCAAGGTCGCCAACTTCTCCATCGACCTGCCCGAGGCGGCCGTGGCCATCCAGGTGTCGGGGTCCTTCGGCTCCCGCCAGGAGGAGGCCCAGCGGCTGGGCCGGCTGCTGCGGCCCAAGGCCGACTCCCGCACCGCCCGGTTCTACGCGGTGACCGCGCGCGACACCATCGACCAGGACTTCGCGGCGCACCGCCAGCGGTTCCTGGCCGAGCAGGGTTACGCCTACCGCATCGCCGACGCCGACGACGTACTGGCCGGCGACGAACTGTAGACGCCGCCGGGCTACAGCGGGGGCAGCGCGCCCAGGACGATCGTGAACCCCGCGATGCACCAGGCGACCAGGGAGTAGCCCAGGGTCTGCGCGCGCAGCGACGGGTTCCGGCGCACGGCCGGGGTGGCGAACGCGGCGACCATGAGGACCAGCGCGAGCATCGCCGGGATCAGCGACGCGATGACGAAGAGGGCCTCCTGTTCGGCGCAGGAGGCATAGCCGGAACTGTCCGGATCGCCGCAGAACACGTTGTCTCCTGGTCTCCTGTGTCTTCCCGGCGGGCGGGGACGCGCGGGCGGGCGGCACGCCGCGGTGCGGCGGGGCGCACGAAGAAGACCGTATCGCGCCCGCCGCCGCGCCCGCGCCGTCCGCGGGCGCCGCCCCGCCTACCGACCCTCCTTTACACAGATCACTTTCGTGTCCAATGATGGGGTGGCACACACGACACGGAGGTGCCCCCATGACCGACCTCGCCGACACCGCGGCCCTCTCCCCGGTCCCCGAGACCCGCCAGGGCTTCCACTCGCTGCGCGCCCGCGGCCTCAACTGGGACTCCTTCCCGCTGCGGCTGTTCCGCAAGGGCAACGCCCGGTTCTGGGACCCCGCCGACATCGACATGAGCCGCGACGCCGAGGACTGGAGGCGGCTGCCCGAGGAGGCGCGGCTGCGCATCATGCGGCTGTGCGCGCTGTTCGTGGCGGGCGAGGAGGCGGTCACCGAGGACATCCAGCCCTTCATCCGGGCGATGGCCGCCGAGGGCCGCATCGGCGACGAGATGTACCTGACCCAGTTCGCGTTCGAGGAGGCCAAGCACGTCCAGGTCTTCCGCATGTGGCTGGACGCCGTGGGCATCAGCGAGGACCTGCACTCCTTCGTCGACACCAACCCCGGCTACCGCGCGCTGTTCTACGCCGAGCTGCCGGCGGCGCTGAACGCGCTGCTGGAGGACCCCGGCCCGCGCAACCAGGTGCGCGCCTCGGTCACCTACAACCACATCATCGAGGGCTCGCTCGCGCTGACCGGCTACCACGCCTGGAACCACGTGTGCACGGCGCGCGGCATCTTCCCCGGCATGCGGCAGATCATCAAGCGCATCGGCGACGACGAGCGCCGCCACATGGCGTGGGGCACCTTCACCTGCCGCCGGCACGTGGCCGCCGACCCCGCCAACTGGGACGTGGTCTCCGAGCGCGTCAACGAACTGCTGCCGCTGGTGACGTCGTCGGTGCGGCGGGGCAGCGAGCCGCCGCCCAGCGAGGAGGAGAAGCAGTACATGCTCTCCGACACCGAGCTGATGGAGTACGCCGCCGACCGCGCGCTGCGCCGCCTGGGCGCGATCGAGACCGCGCGGGGGGTGCCGGTGTCCCGGATCGACGTGGACGCCTCGCCCGAGGAGCTGGAGGAGCGCTTCGGCGAGGAGGACCGCGCCGCGCTGGACCGGCTGGGGTCCTAGCGCGGCCCCGCGCGCCCCGCCTAGCGCTTGCCCTCGGCCAGCACCAGGTCCACGGTGATGCCCGACGCGATGACCAGCGTCTTCAGCGGCTCGGGCAGCGTGGGGTAGCGCGGCCACAGCACGTAGGTGTCGGCGGCGGTGAACAGGTCGCCGAGGTCGGCCACCTGCCGGTTGACCTTGGCGATCTCGTGGTCGGTGTGGTCGACGATCTTGAAGTCGAAGCCCCAGAAGTCGCCCTTGATCGTGCCCAGGTGCCGCTTCCAGGGGTCCAGCAGCCGAAACCCCGCCTTGAACAGCTTGAAGTCCTGGTCGATGTAGCCGATCGGGGTGCCGTCGGGGTGGGCGATGGTGGTGGAGGCCGTCCACAGCGCCCACGACTTCTCGATGTAGAGGCGCGGGCGGCGCCAGGCGTCGTTGACCATCAGCTTGCGCGCGAAGCCGGCGGTGTTGCCCGCCATGAACCGCAGCGCCTTCATGCCGCCGTCCAGCCCGACCTCGTGCACGTGGGCGAGGTGCCGGCCGTTGCGGTCGTAGCAGTGGTACTCCGACTCGTCGATGAAGAAGCGCTTGGGCTGCTTCACCACGATGGGGGCCGTGTTGAAAAGATCCTGCACGAACGGGTTGGACGCGCGCGGCGGCCCGCCGGTTCCCGCCCGGCGCGATCCGCCCGCGGGCCCACCACCCCGGGCCGCCCGCCGCGCGGCGCCCGCCGTAGGCTCGGCACCATGGCACCACGTGAATCGGCGGCCCCCGCTCCCGTGATCGACGCCCTGGCCTGGGTGCACGTGCGCGACCGGCGGCTGCTGTGCGTCCGCACGATCGGCCTGGAGCGGTACTACCTGCCCGGCGGCAAGCGCGAGCCCGGCGAGAGCGACGAGGCCGCGGTGGCCCGGGAGGTCGCCGAGGAGACCGGGGTGGAACTGGTGCCCGGCACCATCGCCCCGTTCGCGGTGGTCGACGAGGCCGCCGACAACCGCCCCGCGGGCACCCGGGTGCGGCTGTCCTGCTACACCGCCGACCACACCGGCGAGCCGGCGCCCGCCAACGAGATCGCCGACCTCGCGTGGCTGGCCCACGCCGACCGCGACCGCTGCGCGCCGGCCGTGCGCCGCGTCCTGGACCTGCTGCGCGAGCGGGACC encodes:
- a CDS encoding DNA repair helicase XPB, which gives rise to MSCLIVQSDKTLLLEVDHELADECRRAIAPFAELERAPEHVHTYRVTPLALWNARAAGHDAEQVVDALIKYSRFPVPHSLLVDIAETMDRFGRLRLQAHPIHGLVLHALDQAVLEEVVRAKKVKGMLGERVEPDTVAVHPSERGNLKQALLKLGWPAEDLAGYVDGEAHAIDLAEGDWELRGYQREAAESFYSGGSGVVVLPCGAGKTIVGAAAMALAKTTTLILVTNTVSVHQWRSELLRRTTLTEDEIGEYSGTRKEIRPVTIATYQVMAARRKGVHTHLELFEARDWGLIVYDEVHLLPAPIFRMTADLQARRRLGLTATLVREDGREGDVFSLIGPKRYDAPWKDMENQGWIAPADCVEVRVNLSDSERLAYATAEPEDRYRFCASTAAKTEVVRALVRRHSGEQTLVIGSYIDQLDELGEALGAPVIKGETRVKERERLFDAFRSGELTTLVVSKVANFSIDLPEAAVAIQVSGSFGSRQEEAQRLGRLLRPKADSRTARFYAVTARDTIDQDFAAHRQRFLAEQGYAYRIADADDVLAGDEL
- a CDS encoding R2-like ligand-binding oxidase; this encodes MTDLADTAALSPVPETRQGFHSLRARGLNWDSFPLRLFRKGNARFWDPADIDMSRDAEDWRRLPEEARLRIMRLCALFVAGEEAVTEDIQPFIRAMAAEGRIGDEMYLTQFAFEEAKHVQVFRMWLDAVGISEDLHSFVDTNPGYRALFYAELPAALNALLEDPGPRNQVRASVTYNHIIEGSLALTGYHAWNHVCTARGIFPGMRQIIKRIGDDERRHMAWGTFTCRRHVAADPANWDVVSERVNELLPLVTSSVRRGSEPPPSEEEKQYMLSDTELMEYAADRALRRLGAIETARGVPVSRIDVDASPEELEERFGEEDRAALDRLGS
- a CDS encoding phospholipid scramblase-related protein, translated to MQDLFNTAPIVVKQPKRFFIDESEYHCYDRNGRHLAHVHEVGLDGGMKALRFMAGNTAGFARKLMVNDAWRRPRLYIEKSWALWTASTTIAHPDGTPIGYIDQDFKLFKAGFRLLDPWKRHLGTIKGDFWGFDFKIVDHTDHEIAKVNRQVADLGDLFTAADTYVLWPRYPTLPEPLKTLVIASGITVDLVLAEGKR
- a CDS encoding NUDIX hydrolase, with amino-acid sequence MAPRESAAPAPVIDALAWVHVRDRRLLCVRTIGLERYYLPGGKREPGESDEAAVAREVAEETGVELVPGTIAPFAVVDEAADNRPAGTRVRLSCYTADHTGEPAPANEIADLAWLAHADRDRCAPAVRRVLDLLRERDLVD